In one window of Chryseobacterium phocaeense DNA:
- a CDS encoding VOC family protein gives MKFRYARHTTDLERIKAFYTSVLNFEVLGTFENHAGYDGIFLGKKNENWHLEFTVSDTIPTQVFDEDDLLVFYPELETDIQNLVENLKKHAIPLLQPENPYWRENGIYFLDPDGFGIIISKQFAK, from the coding sequence ATGAAATTCAGATACGCAAGACATACTACAGATTTAGAAAGAATCAAAGCATTTTATACCTCCGTTCTAAATTTTGAGGTTTTGGGAACTTTTGAAAACCATGCCGGATATGATGGTATTTTTCTTGGGAAAAAAAATGAAAACTGGCATCTGGAATTTACCGTTTCAGATACAATCCCAACGCAGGTTTTTGATGAGGATGACTTATTGGTGTTTTATCCTGAATTAGAAACTGACATTCAAAATCTCGTAGAAAATCTTAAAAAGCATGCAATCCCCTTGCTGCAACCTGAAAATCCTTATTGGAGGGAGAATGGAATTTACTTTCTTGACCCGGACGGTTTTGGAATTATCATTTCTAAACAATTTGCAAAATGA
- the trpC gene encoding indole-3-glycerol phosphate synthase TrpC yields the protein MTILDKIIERKKEEIAISKAKTSIDHLKNSEFFGRQSFSLKESVKNKSGIIAEFKRKSPSKGIINDHVQPLEVAAAYEHFGASGISILTDHDFFGGSFDDVLKVRNHIGIPILRKDFMVDEYQFYEAKSIGADAVLLIAACLSPNQVLEFTELAHELDLEVLLEIHTEEELEHCNPEIDLVGINNRNLKDFKVDLQHSVLLKDQLPKGVLSVAESGIYAIEDFKYLKEKGFDGFLMGEYFMKNEDPANKFGEFISNIAIQ from the coding sequence ATGACCATACTGGATAAAATTATTGAACGAAAAAAGGAAGAAATTGCCATATCAAAGGCAAAAACTTCAATTGATCACCTGAAGAATTCTGAATTTTTTGGAAGACAAAGCTTTTCACTGAAAGAATCCGTTAAAAATAAAAGCGGAATTATCGCTGAATTTAAAAGAAAATCTCCATCCAAAGGAATTATCAATGATCATGTTCAGCCTTTGGAAGTAGCTGCTGCTTATGAGCATTTCGGAGCGTCAGGAATTTCCATTCTTACGGATCATGATTTTTTCGGAGGCAGCTTTGATGATGTTTTAAAGGTAAGAAACCATATCGGGATTCCTATTCTCCGAAAAGATTTTATGGTGGATGAATATCAGTTTTATGAAGCCAAAAGTATCGGAGCCGATGCTGTTTTGCTGATTGCAGCATGTTTGTCGCCCAATCAGGTTTTGGAATTTACAGAACTGGCGCATGAACTGGATCTTGAAGTTTTGCTGGAAATCCATACGGAAGAAGAACTGGAACATTGTAATCCTGAAATAGATCTTGTGGGCATCAACAACAGGAATTTAAAAGATTTCAAAGTTGATCTTCAGCATTCCGTTCTTTTAAAAGACCAGCTGCCAAAAGGAGTTTTATCTGTTGCAGAAAGCGGAATTTATGCAATTGAAGATTTTAAATATTTAAAGGAAAAAGGATTTGACGGGTTCCTAATGGGAGAGTATTTTATGAAAAATGAAGATCCTGCGAACAAGTTCGGTGAATTTATTTCTAATATAGCAATACAATAA
- the trpD gene encoding anthranilate phosphoribosyltransferase — MKEILQYLFNHQTLSKSEAKATMIEIAQNKFNSAEVTAFISVFLMRNITLQELEGFREALLQMAVPVQLDTTDTIDIVGTGGDGKNTINISTLASFVVAGTGQKVAKHGNYGASATTGSSNVMEQLGYKFKNSSDQLNKELERANICFLHAPYFHPALQSVGALRKSLGLRTFFNLLGPLVNPAKAKYSVIGVYNLEIARIYQYLLQKEEREFILVHGLDGYDEISLTQDTKIITKSGEEIYSAEDLGFDSVRPEDIRGGETPEESAKIFRNILEGKGSVQQNSVILANAATALFHTQKFGTYEDCVLMVRESLESGKALRSLELLIND, encoded by the coding sequence ATGAAAGAGATCTTACAATACCTGTTCAATCACCAAACTTTATCGAAATCTGAAGCCAAAGCTACGATGATTGAGATTGCCCAGAATAAATTTAATTCTGCAGAAGTTACTGCTTTTATCAGCGTATTTCTGATGCGGAATATTACCCTACAGGAACTGGAAGGCTTTAGAGAAGCTTTGCTTCAGATGGCAGTTCCGGTGCAGCTTGACACGACAGATACTATAGATATCGTAGGAACCGGCGGCGATGGAAAAAACACGATCAACATCTCCACATTAGCCAGTTTTGTGGTTGCCGGAACAGGACAGAAAGTGGCTAAACACGGAAATTATGGTGCATCCGCCACTACAGGATCTTCCAATGTGATGGAGCAGCTGGGTTATAAGTTTAAAAACAGTTCAGACCAACTGAATAAAGAGCTCGAAAGGGCCAATATCTGCTTCCTGCATGCTCCCTATTTTCATCCGGCACTTCAATCTGTAGGTGCTTTGAGAAAATCGTTGGGGTTGAGAACATTCTTTAATCTTTTGGGGCCACTCGTTAATCCTGCCAAAGCAAAATATTCTGTGATCGGGGTGTATAACCTTGAAATTGCCCGGATCTATCAATATCTTCTGCAAAAGGAAGAGCGTGAGTTTATCCTGGTCCACGGACTGGACGGTTATGATGAAATAAGCCTTACCCAGGACACCAAAATCATTACAAAAAGTGGTGAAGAAATATATTCTGCAGAAGACCTTGGGTTTGACTCTGTGCGTCCTGAAGATATCAGAGGCGGAGAAACTCCTGAAGAATCGGCAAAAATTTTCAGAAATATTCTGGAAGGAAAAGGAAGTGTACAGCAAAATTCCGTGATCCTGGCCAATGCAGCCACCGCTCTTTTTCATACTCAGAAATTCGGAACATATGAAGACTGTGTCTTAATGGTTAGAGAAAGTCTGGAAAGCGGAAAAGCGTTGAGAAGCCTGGAATTATTGATTAATGATTAG
- a CDS encoding anthranilate synthase component II — MNNNINQPATQEQLKVLVFDNYDSFTYNLVQIIERILEQKVDVIRNDQITLEEIGKYDKIILSPGPGIPEEAGILLDLIKEYAPTKSILGVCLGQQAIAEAFGGNLINLSEIFHGVATTAELVKEDTKIFKNLASGMEVGRYHSWAVNPEGFPEELEITAVDKDGMIMALQHKTYDVHGVQFHPESILTPDGEVIIRNFLLS; from the coding sequence ATGAATAACAATATCAACCAACCGGCAACTCAGGAACAGCTTAAGGTTCTGGTTTTTGACAACTACGACAGCTTTACATATAACCTGGTTCAGATCATTGAAAGAATTCTGGAACAAAAAGTAGATGTAATTAGAAATGATCAGATCACTTTGGAGGAAATCGGAAAATATGATAAAATTATCCTTTCTCCCGGTCCGGGAATTCCGGAAGAAGCAGGAATTTTATTAGACCTGATCAAAGAATATGCTCCTACAAAAAGTATTCTGGGCGTTTGTCTGGGACAGCAGGCCATTGCGGAAGCTTTTGGCGGAAACCTGATCAATCTGTCTGAAATTTTCCATGGCGTGGCTACTACCGCAGAGCTGGTAAAAGAAGATACCAAAATTTTCAAAAATCTGGCTTCAGGAATGGAAGTCGGGAGATACCACAGCTGGGCAGTTAACCCGGAAGGTTTTCCTGAAGAACTTGAAATCACAGCAGTAGATAAAGACGGAATGATCATGGCCCTGCAGCATAAAACATATGATGTTCATGGTGTACAGTTCCACCCTGAGAGCATTTTAACGCCTGACGGGGAGGTTATCATCAGAAATTTCCTTTTGTCTTGA